From one Lycium barbarum isolate Lr01 chromosome 6, ASM1917538v2, whole genome shotgun sequence genomic stretch:
- the LOC132643778 gene encoding secreted RxLR effector protein 161-like, with protein sequence MDLLDELHMADCKGVPTPMTSTCSFADLEVDSAVDVSLYKRIIGKLHYLSFTRPDIGFAVRKLSQFMHNPKMSHWKAIKLLLRYLKHTSTMGLQLSRQPTASLLAYSDFDWAGNPQDRTSTTGYVVYLGNSPISWSSKKQKSISRSSTEAEYRAVAATVSEVIGSRICSVSFVFHYLLHQQSSMIMLTPSTFALIQFFIVG encoded by the coding sequence ATGGATCTTCTAGATGAATTGCATATGGCTGATTGCAAGGGTGTTCCAACACCAATGACATCAACCTGCTCTTTCGCTGATTTAGAAGTCGATTCTGCAGTTGACGTATCTCTTTACAAAAGAATCATTGGTAAGCTTCACTACCTATCCTTCACTAGGCCTGACATCGGGTTTGCTGTTAGAAAATTGTCTCAGTTTATGCATAATCCTAAAATGTCTCACTGGAAAGCCATCAAACTTTTGCTGCGTTATCTCAAACACACAAGCACCATGGGACTCCAGCTAAGTCGACAACCAACAGCTAGTTTACTTGCTTATTCTGACTTTGATTGGGCTGGAAATCCACAGGACAGAACATCAACAACAGGCTATGTTGTCTACCTTGGGAACTCACCAATCTCTTGGTCTTCCAAAAAGCAAAAATCTATCTCACGCTCATCCACAGAAGCTGAGTACCGAGCTGTTGCTGCTACTGTTTCTGAAGTCATTGGCTCACGAATTTGCTCCGTGAGCTTCGTTTTTCACTATCTGCTCCACCAACAGTCCTCTATGATAATGTTAACACCATCTACATTTGCACTAATCCAGTTTTTCATAGTAGGATGA